The following proteins come from a genomic window of Lycium ferocissimum isolate CSIRO_LF1 chromosome 4, AGI_CSIRO_Lferr_CH_V1, whole genome shotgun sequence:
- the LOC132054199 gene encoding chitin-binding lectin 1-like translates to FACFSPLNETLGLEQGEQCGYQSGYKKYCPPKQCCNRWGFCGTTRGYCAAQNCQNQCPRRCGQGSDILACPPGFCCSKDGRCGTSSRYCAPENCQSQCNTTAPPIPEGRCGRQAGGIYCPIGQCCNNSGWCGTTPDYCDLDNCQSQCYPVAPPPSPSPPPPSPSPPPPSPSPPPPSPPASPPPPSPSPPPPSPSPPPPPPSLSPPPPSPPPPPSGRCGIQAFFRACRIGECCSVLGVCGTTWAYCAPGLCQSQCFLTSPANNRMRGIESLMLNVV, encoded by the exons tttgCCTGTTTTTCGCCTCTCAACGAAACCCTTGGCCTTGAACAAGGGGAACAATGCGGATATCAAAGTGGCTATAAAAAATATTGTCCTCCTAAACAGTGTTGTAATCGATGGGGTTTCTGTGGAACCACACGCGGTTATTGTGCCGCACAAAACTGCCAAAACCAATGTCCAAGACGGTGCGGCCAAGGCTCTGACATTCTAGCATGTCCGCCAGGATTCTGTTGCAGCAAAGATGGCAGGTGTGGAACTAGTTCAAGATATTGTGCTCCTGAAAACTGTCAAAGCCAATGTAATACGACAGCACCCCCAATCCCAGAGGGACGATGCGGAAGGCAAGCTGGCGGTATATATTGTCCTATTGGACAGTGTTGTAATAACTCTGGTTGGTGTGGAACTACACCTGATTATTGTGATCTTGATAACTGCCAAAGTCAATGTTATCCAGTCGCACCCCCACCTTCGCCCTCACCTCCAC CTCCATCCCCATCCCCACCCCCACCTTCGCCCTCACCTCCACCTCCATCCCCACCCGCATCCCCACCCCCACCTTCACCCTCACCTCCTCCTCCATCCCcatccccacccccacccccaccttcCCTCTCACCTCCACCTCcatccccacccccacccccgtCAGGACGATGTGGAATTCAAGCTTTTTTTCGAGCATGTCGTATTGGAGAATGTTGTAGTGTATTGGGTGTGTGTGGAACCACATGGGCCTATTGTGCTCCCGGACTGTGTCAAAGTCAGTGTTTTCTAACCTCGCCCGCCAATAATCGTATGAGAGGTATTGAAAGCTTAATGCTTAATGTTGTCTAG